Below is a genomic region from Biomphalaria glabrata chromosome 3, xgBioGlab47.1, whole genome shotgun sequence.
attCTGAGTATTCTATATCGAGACGAAAGATTACCGACCTAAACTCCTAAATAAATCATCTATTTCAccagatctatagatctaggtctagatagaatcatagatcatgacttttttttagccAACTATATcgcaataatattaataataatattaagtcTTACCGttaagtctaagtagagaagatagatctagatctagatctagtactctaggTTACACTAGGTAATTTCATTATTAAGTTAAGACACAGTCACAGTGTTGTGTTAGTTAGTGTGTAGACTTAAGActagttttaaatttaagtttaataataacattaacagTTATTTGAGTTATATATAAGTTAGTAGTTGGCCTGTCACAATTTAAGTGACTTTGAATAGTTTTAAGTTTTAGCGTAGTCAGTGTCACGTTTACtacttttactttattatttaaaattaataaaattattgtcACAATAACACATTCATTGAATTCAGAATTCttgatctagatagtagatctaattaCTAAATGACTAATTCtactctagatagatctagaataatctagatctatagtagcttcttatataaGGCACAGCTGATCAAATTCTCCATTAAGAAACACGTCCCTTTTTCTGTttataattcatttgttttatgtttggagctaaaaacgacgtttcgggacaccgcatgtccaattttagttaagttcctgtatttttgttccgcttttccaaagcagatggcagttttttagattctcggtaaccaagtatgtaaagctattgttttaacctcccccagcaattcatacccatataagggatgaaggctatattattagcctgtttgatcgtaggctgatggatatatcaaaataagcttccaaacatcttaagaaagacatttcaatcacattcatactgttagctgttaaataaaattaaaaaagaaggtGTTTCAACGATAATAATGAAAtttaacacattctcctatagtgcacaaggcaaaatcgtaataagaaatattattgggattaataaatcaatgaataaacgtgacctagatcgagatatctagaatatataatttatgaatgaaagaaaaagtgtgggctgctaatttgaagccagagaccatgcccacagcaggtgatcacgccagatgagctggcggtgaggagaggtatacactaagcgtgtagtgtcacaaactatcaaacaggcagtggagggaagggggagagagtcatgaaaagaattataagcatctaagggagggaggggatgttaaggtgtaacaaaacgaacatccaaattatgaaaagaagaggttccttggatgggaattaaaagaaagagagagagagagaatacatgtagcctagttgaaaatatcatgtttattaaattatgataattaatttatagatctataatttatatagatttatgtctgtctgtttctacacatagattatataggtaggcatatataaataaataaactataaacgatatatgtaggctatatatatagagagaggcaatataccggtactataaatacatattgcagaagtgaatctacttcttttaatacaatctaaataattttttattaacacagatataatttattagcaataacatagtggtgtttcttaacaGTGCTCAATGTgcgctaaaggagaaagcacaaaaactgcgtttagTATAGGAGCATGAGgtgacctaatttattttaaaataaaatcttgactttGAGTagtaattcaaagaaacacagctatttttatagtcctttagttgcagaataagaatctgctttcagtttttttgtaagttaatccgtcaccaaataaaaaaaattttttaaaaatgtgacctagttcccgaatacggtgtgccttatataagaatctactatatattataaatgaacTTCAAGTATTGAAGTAAAAGTAATGATTTATGAAGTAACCAAGAAAAgtagatctaaaactaaataaaagttCCAAGCTGCTCAGGCTCATCATCAAGttcaactaaataaaaatgtgaaaagaCAAAACAGTACTCAGTACTAAAGACAAAAgtcacaaacatttttttaactagaatctagaaagaGCTAATTGGCTAATGGTTTTAATGAACACAGCTTTTTAATTGCTTCATCATGTgcaaaaagcaaattatgtaTAATGATGCATTTGATAATTTTTATGAATATGAtgacggtacgtgacgttttggcgtgagccgttttggcgcgagatatcatttgacaataatttaataagcacatagcttttataacaatgtttatttcactctaccataatattgtatgtatagtatgaattctaacaccattcagcctatttatttattagcgagtgtttggtatgtatagctggagataccatacagtcattaagtaaaccaatgttaatgtaaacaaataattgcatcaatttttagtctatcatcgtttcatttttttttttttttttttttttaattttaaagtaatatcttataaaacttttttgaaatatttattaagaggcacactttcttaataaacacaaatacacaagccaaaatgtttattaaagaaaatgatatgaaacacaaacacacatttacatttagtacaaaatatgtcttaacacaaacactcatgcaaaacatagatatgaataattcttttaaaagaaataatacaataaacatacttaatgtatttcgcgccaaaacgtcctgtcgccaaaacggcggcgtcAAAACGTCCTAATGAGTATGAGTATCACTTTAATGTATGacatttaataaatgataaTTAACTTTAAAGATCTTAtcttcttacaaaatacagatgttacttcaaaagaaaaaaaaggtgattaTGTCCTGCGCATGTCctaagtcaatctagtcatgcgtgtgAATCAATGAGTTGAATGACTTAAACACTGccaagtcacttgttttcctggctgagtCAGGAAGCACATttcatactctaatagcacaaaaaatgtgtcctagcaaatggaacaagaaatgtgcctttaggtctttctgagtattttattaggttttgtatttgaagattagactagatcaagattctaaatctacttcatctcagaattattttttttttaaatgtcttcagTCTTATGGTGAGTTTAAGTAATCAGTAATGCCTTCAAATTTATGATCTATTTACTGAGTCCTACTTTCTATATCAGcaattctcaaccttttaggctctgcgacccctttttaccatCCCCAACTGTGCTgcgacccccccctcccccccgcacacacacacagcaatagaagagtagacaataacaatccttttttttttttttatggtcttatgcgacccctggcaaatcgtcaatcgaccccccaggttgagaacccctgatctatatGTACTATACAATATTGTAGACCCAGAATATCCCAAATCCCAggtaaaaaattaactaaaaaaaaaaaatcacccttgtAATGAATGCAGCCTCACCTTTGaaatgttaatcagtgacttaaactttgctaagtcattggttttgcTGTCTtattcaggcaactcattctatgctctaatggcGCTAGGGAAGGAGCTCTTGTACacatttatcctagcatatggaataagaaatgttcctttatcttttgtgtctgagtattttattaagttatttttgtgtatttgtaaattataatttagtgttttatataggctattatttactttactttttatttttctgtgctgaagtgtttttaaatgagaatattttattttatatttaaagctACAGTAACAACATAAATGGTTGTGTAGATATGAGGTTACAGAAGATAGActgttagggttaggattaaAATTGTATTGGTCTACTTTACTCTCAAGGGTACTTTATATATGTTGATGGTAATCTCATTGTATACCACTGACCACATCTAAACTTGGTTCTTAATTTTCCATACTaactttaaaattgattttttttttcttaatactgTGTTGATGAAAGTATAAtgcaaacaatcttttttttttttttttttatatctcaaCAAATATATTCAGTTATATTAACTTCTTTCTTCTTAACAGATAATCATCAAACCAATTACAACCAAGAGCAGTTTCATTTTTACTATGGAAAACctaaaatattatgaaagtGATAATGACAGTAATGAAACTAACCAAACAACAGAACAAGATTTGCAGTCAAATCATTGTAAATCTATTAAGAATGAGACTCTGTCATTTTTGTCAACAGCTGAAATTCCAGTTGAGAATGAATCTGATTTTTTTGGATTTAAAGCACTGTCGACTACAGGCAGGACAAAGTTAAATGGCTCTGAAACCCAAATGTGTGCACATATAATAGACTCAAAATATGGTGCAATAGAAATTCCTGATGGAGATTTCTGGAAGGATGTAACACTAGATAGTGTTCAAGATAATGATAGGGGTGAATCATCAGCTTCTGCATACAATAATACTGAAACTAATAATAGTTCTAGATTTTCACTCAACTGCACACCAAAGTATAATAACTCTCTGCAAATTCCTTCACATAAAAGATCATATGGTTGGCCTTTTTCAAACGCTGATGATTAtcctagcaaaaaaaaaattgctatggTCACTTTAAAGTCAGCCTTTGTCAGGCAAGATCAGCCTGTTTTTCACTCTACAGATAATGACAATAAATcaacatttgttaaaaaaaagatgtattatGTTCATAGCAAAGTTTCCCCTTATTTGAATACAAAGATATGTAACAAGTGTTCTACTCGATTGGAGAAATCTTGGATTGCCCATGATGGAGTAGTGAATAGGCTGGCTTGGAATATTTCCTGTTACAGTCATCTTTTAGCAACAGCAGGTAACATCTTTTgcttgtaaaacaaatttaactgtcaataatttttttacattaacagCACTGccaatttatacttttttaataTGGTCAAAACTGTATTCTCTTGCCatttttaactatttaaaaaaaatttttttttttcattccaatCCTTTAGGCAACCACACACTTCCATTTTTGTAATGGAAAGTTAGACCAGAGTATGTGAgcataacaaatgaaatgacagAGTtagtttttttcaataaaaatgaaTCAACTTATTATGTTTCTCTTGTACTCTGTGAAATATTAGTTTGAGTAACTAAAACAGAAGAGCCAATCTATTATTGTCAATGCTTAATCAAAAGGATTGTGAATTTACTCATCTGTGAGTCTGAACAGAAACATGAAATTGTTAACTGTTAACTAGTGTGCAATGGTTAGATACAGTTCAGATATAGTTTATTTGTATGAATAATTCTGTATCACTTATATTCTTTTGATGTTTGTAAAAGGCATAAGGCAAATATACGAATTTCCTTGTAATTTTTATGTCCTACATTACTCATCATCCAAATAATATTAaaagaggattttttttttaccttatgatttttcaaatgttctttaaacaaaatgttcagattaaaaaaaaaattaatagtctCAATTTGAAATTTAGTGTAAAAAGTTACTTTGCGGCCAACATTTTTTGTCATACTCAGTCTCATACCTTTATCTTCATGCTTCACCTAATTGAAAAAGTTGATTcatgttgtttattttgaatgaaacttttatttctttcattctctaatAGAAAGGCCCTCATAATAATTTCTTTCACTGCATGCTTTTTGGCATTAGCCCTTAAAGATAAAACACGTTAGCTTTACTTCTCTCTTTTGTGTGAATGGGAATATCTTTTCCACTTAGGAGGTAAACAACTGTCTTTAtaagagctagattttcttttgAGTAGAACTAAAAGTTTAACCTTGTCTATAATGAGACATCATAGACAATGTGCAATAGTTAGCTGAGATTTATTTTAAggaaatgtaatttaaatcacTAGATTATAAtcataaatgtaaaattttcgAAATCAGATGTAATTTtcaaatttgatttaaaaaattaggtaTGGATGCTgttattagagtatggaatgttTGGTCCAGTACTGAATCAGAAGCTACTCTTATAACTTGTCACAAGAAGGCAGTAACACATGTAGACTGGTGCATGAATGGGTTGAAAATTCTCTCTTGCAGCTATGACAGAACAGCACAGATCACAGATGTTGAGACAGGTATGCAACAATACATACAGAAATAGGGCTTTATATATTCTGATCCCCCAAACCAataataatgttgttgtttttttttaactgaaaagTAGCATAAGTTTGATTGTCTTTTAAACTTGTGTAAATATATTCATATGCTTGTGATTTTTCAACTGAAATATTTTAGGGCAGTGCACAGCCCTGTGTGAACATGTTGATTTTGTCACATCAGCCTGTTTACACCCATCAAATGGCAATATTTTTGTGACTGGCACAGATAACATGATGTGCATGTGGGATGTGAGAACTCCTCAAGCACCAACGaaacatttcaattttaaaGATAACATTGGGCAAGTAAGAAAGTTTTATCAGGTTCTGTTTTTTCAAACTTGCTTTAATTAATGATTACTGTTGCCTTTTTTGTTGTTATGctttatttatagtatatttcCATTTGTGATGATAAATTTTAATTAGATATTAATGGATTCCTTGCCCCAAGTTTAACACAACATTCTCCATAATGGAGAAAGCACATAAGAAATATCTACTTgttaaattacaaatattttattaacaaaaacccAAATAGAATAATTATATGTTTCAATAACAAAACTGAATTCACACGAAATAGATTTGCTAAGCCAAACTAATAGTATTAATCTAATAAACAGAATAAATAGATATCAGGCCATACTGGGCCTTAGCTCTGGGTTACTGgaagtaaaattacaaaatggACAATCTAAAAACAAGAATCAACAATGACCTTGTGAGGCTACCGACACAAACAAACTCATGTTTAGTCTCAATATAATTAGACATGTAGAAATTTAAATCATTAAACTTCACTAAAAATTGAAtaaatgatttgttttatttatctaaTACCTTAGATTCAGGATGTACTATTTATATCAAATGGTCAAGAAATCATCTCATGTGGTGATGTGGTATCTAGAGACTCAGCAGATCGTAGTATAATGGCTTGGGATGTCAGATCTGGAGTTGTGTTGTCAAACCAAATATTCCAGGTAGCtgtaatatattattttgttccatataagttatatttttttcctagtgtcattagagtctgtaaaaggttgcctgaatcagccaggaaagccaatTAATCAAGAATTAACTTTTCCTCAttagtttcaatatcactgttgtttttttatatagttagGCTTGTCTTTAAACCATTTAATCTagataataattttgtttaactaTGCAAATATGTAAGCATTATATTTGAAGTTAGTCCACAAAAAGGAATATATTTACactttttacatttcaaaatttGTTGTCATGACAGAAAAATGCACAATTAAATTTTGTTGAGATTTATTAACTGATTTTAtaatcaaaattaataaattacagGAGAGATACACTTGCACCAGATTAAAACTCCATCCAGACAACACACATTTCTTAGCACAAACACAGGGTGGCTATGTAGCCATCTTCTCCACAACCTCACCATATAAATTGGATAAATCAAAACGCTTTGAAGGCCACAAGGTAATTAGCGAGACATAATGAGTTAATTATATATTTGTGATCATATATTTGTGAAGTAATTAACTATAAACTATCCAAGCATGCTAGGTGACAGTGTGTGACTTCTATTTGCTTAACAAAATATAATGCTCAACCTGTTTTTCCTTTATTGTTATTCTCAGATTCAAGGATACAGAATTGGGTTTGACATAAGTCCTAGTGGTAAAATTCTATACAGTGGGAGCTCATCAGGGGGTGTCTATTGCTACGATGAGCACAGTGGAAGGAGCATTCGTCAGCTAAATCTGAAACAGGATGTAATCACAGACGTGGCATGCCATCCAGTTTTATCTTCAATGATAGCTGCTAGCACATGGGGAGGAAGCATTTATTTATGGCATTAGTGTTATTATAACATTTACTTTATGTATTCAAATATATTAAACAATTTTCTGATTACTTACTTTTCTTATCATTCTTATTAAAGGTTGTTGTTTTAACTTTGAAAGACATATTtcctacttttctttttaatgaacaCAACTATTtgattatataggcctaccttaGGTAGTAGTTACAAGTCAGAATCTTCACACTATCACTTAGGATGGTACTTACAACAATTCAAAAACTTAAATTTTCCTGAAATTAataatgtacacatttttaagTGGTCTTAAAAGATATGTGTGAGGCTGTAGATGATCAGTGTTAAGAACTGTCAGAAGACTGTCTGACATATAGGATTTGattgtattatatttatacagCATGGAAGAAAACTCGTTTAACTAGCAACTTCAATTTTTATAGTTATTAGTACATACAATATCTACTATACacacctctctctctgtctcaaaTATAAAATCACTAACTATATTTAAAGGAACACGTCTTTATGTACATTTGAGCTCTACCTGTTGATTAAAAAATTACTCATTTAATTACCTACATGTCAACAATATTATTTGAGCCAAATAGAGTGTCAACCGTGCTCCGCCTCTGCAAGTCACTAAGAATATtcagtatatattatatacttgCAAAGTAAAAAACATGACCCATTAAATTTAACCAGCTTTCTTAAATTCTCCAAACCAAGGtttctgggttcaaatcttatTTGACATCTAAGAGTTTGTTTGCAGGTATTGTGGTCACACTCTTGGGGATACTAACAACATGTGAAGGAattgcagttggtcattgtgtatGCTATACAATGCCATAAATTTCTATTTAAATCATTTCATAATACCAAGGGTATCACTTAGTTATCAGGAAGTTTGTTAAAGATGTTAACAAATAAACTTTAGTATcccaatgaattttttttacacttgtgcatctaacattttaaaattaaattatttcaattatttaagtATATGtaatacacacataaaataatCCAGTGGGGTGACAAGGTACTTGTTGGCCGGTTTCAGGAATATATGCCTCCCTCTCCTGGATGGAGGGGACTCTGCTTTTTCTCCAAAACTATCTCCAGAATTAACCTTTTCTAGTCTACAAAacataatttacaaaattatcTACGAAAATAGAAAGACAAAACTTACTAGCTTTAacgaatatattttatataaatttatagtcCAAACATAGTGTAAATATATATGCAAAATATAACCTGGGAAATAGTGATATGgttaaaaatttaaagttccttttttatttccttttttaaaacccTCCAAGAGCGCATTGTATAAGGatgaggttttaaaaaaaaaaaaaaagcaccatCCTGTGTGTATcagtacatttacaaaaaaaaaaagactattctAATGTATGTACCATCttttgaaaagtaaaagtgTCATGACATTCAATGCTTGTATGTTTTCTATAAAGTAATAACGACTATCTTTCAATGGCCCCCTCAGGGCACCAATAAGTCATGGACTGGACGCAATGAGCCTCTTTGTGCCATGGTTATTGGCAAATGAATTGACAGGGTGTTTGTAAATTCTAGACACAGgctaattttatatttttggcatgcaaataaaattaagctttatTCTTATAATACACTTTTATTCAAATAACATCTTTAATATGATCTCCACCAtttctaatacaaatgttaATGGGTCTCACAAAATGTGCATGAACTGGATGCAATAAATTTGCATTGCCATCAATGTGTCCGAACTTTACGGACACcctgtatatataaatatttatagacaGTGCCCTCTCCCCTACTGGCCATAATCACATTATCTGAGACTCCTATGAAACTGATGACGATATACGAAATCGCATTAGTAAATCTAGGTTGGTTTGCCTTTACCACTCTTCAAACTATCTGGCGCTCCAAAGTACTGTTTCTACAGAACAAGGTCTGAATCTTTAATGCAAACGTTAAATCGGTTCTTTTATATGGTTATGAGACATGGAGAGTCACGAAAATAAATACGGAAAAGCTCCAGATCTTCACAAACAATTGCCTACTTGGATATTGGAAATTAGGTGGcccgaacaaaaaaaaatgtgctgtcAACTTGTGTGAAAGAACCAAGCAAAAACCCAAACAAGTAACTCTGTATGCATTGTGAGAGTTGATTCACATTCTCTGAAGCTCTTCTTGCTGTCGTCATATTCCTTAGGCATTGTAAGAATAGATGTATGGCTTGTCATAGTCATCGTGTAGTTGGGATAGAACTTTGTGAGCAAGCTTCTCTATAGTTTTGATTTCAACTTAGTTGAAGGGAAATACATCATCCAGCAATGTGTCCAGTTTGATTATGACGTTGAGGGTGCCAgtgtcatacacacacacacacacacacatatatatatatatatatatatcatgggcgtagccagggggggttcttggggttcaaaccccccccgaaatgaaatcccccccccccgcagggggggtgTCGGAGTTAtgtgactgatcttttgctttaattttgtttattttaggtgaaatttaaatactaaaccatcactagccctagcacagccaaggggattttgagtttaaaaacccctaccagggggttttgagttggaacccccctactagggggtttagacgggttttgagtttgaaaacccatactaaggggttttgagtttaaaaccccctacaaggggttttgagtttgaaaacccctacaagggattttttcatttaaatccccctcttctataaaacaaaaacaaaatttacgataaacccctcatCAACATACAGAAGTAAATTACACaatcaaaattgtatgagcgtagccaaaggggttttaaatttaaacccttcttcagctgggtttgaagctaaaaatacctcttcaatataaaaaaaaagcaaattacgcactcaaaatgctatgagcatagccaaagggttttttagtttaaacctcccgccagcggggtttgaagctaaaaaataaatcttcaaaataaaaaaagaatcaaatttcgcaatcaaaatgctatgagcgtagccaagcttattgggtgttttgagtttaaatttcccttcagagggtttgatgctaaaaaattcctcttcaatataaaaaaaatcaaattacacactcaattcttttagcgtagccaagccaatgggaggttttgagttttaacccctctcctccagatggctttttgaAAAGCTTAAtacccctcaagatagttttgagtttaaaatcccccttcAAAGCGTTTTAAGGTTAAAagtctctctcttcaatattatttctaaagcaaactacagtcaccaaattctatgactgtagctaaatgtggttttgactttaaaagaaacaaaaaaactccagatatattttagtttaaccccctacagatgattttgacgataaaacttcccttttcgatataacatctaaagctaaatagtcacctaattccaaaatcgtagtcaagagaagGTACACAtatctaccagtggctgggctccattgataaagtgcaatgaaattgaaaagcactaaatgtggctctataaagatggctaagacggattttaggagtcatttatagagatcgggtctaaatcaaggaaatcctatgccgaaatgggagtcgacaccttagtaaggttgtgacagagcgtcacatgaggtttgcgggacatgttctccgacaaaatgaattacgcataataagagttgcgatgacatcctagtacaacttggcgccacactttcatggaggtccttagagcaggtgggaagatgcttcggacattgccagtgacagatttttgtggaaacagcttgccagcaaatgcgccAACGGCGCGGGagtgtctaagtcagtaagaatagcacattaggtttttcaatataaaacttgttaatagcaaaataatgcactgtaggtacctcagaatatgcatttagttggttTTCaaaaccagaaatagtgcttggcggcggggcttcgccccgcgcagGCGAGCTCTCAGcgttcccccagaccccttgctggcaagggcgaggagttttcattttttcactaactccaggaggAACCTATTCttgggcacaataaacgtcttccaaaagaaagaaaggtcagaatgtaatagagattaattatgtacacacaaacacatccatacaaacatatatatatatatatatatatatatatatatatatatatatatatatatatatatatatatatatatatatatatatatatatatatataggccctataaatatatttttttttcgggggggggggggggatccccccctcaaaaccctccccgaaaaaaaatcctggctacgcccat
It encodes:
- the LOC106069577 gene encoding WD repeat-containing protein 25-like isoform X1; translation: MIIIKPITTKSSFIFTMENLKYYESDNDSNETNQTTEQDLQSNHCKSIKNETLSFLSTAEIPVENESDFFGFKALSTTGRTKLNGSETQMCAHIIDSKYGAIEIPDGDFWKDVTLDSVQDNDRGESSASAYNNTETNNSSRFSLNCTPKYNNSLQIPSHKRSYGWPFSNADDYPSKKKIAMVTLKSAFVRQDQPVFHSTDNDNKSTFVKKKMYYVHSKVSPYLNTKICNKCSTRLEKSWIAHDGVVNRLAWNISCYSHLLATAGMDAVIRVWNVWSSTESEATLITCHKKAVTHVDWCMNGLKILSCSYDRTAQITDVETGQCTALCEHVDFVTSACLHPSNGNIFVTGTDNMMCMWDVRTPQAPTKHFNFKDNIGQIQDVLFISNGQEIISCGDVVSRDSADRSIMAWDVRSGVVLSNQIFQERYTCTRLKLHPDNTHFLAQTQGGYVAIFSTTSPYKLDKSKRFEGHKIQGYRIGFDISPSGKILYSGSSSGGVYCYDEHSGRSIRQLNLKQDVITDVACHPVLSSMIAASTWGGSIYLWH
- the LOC106069577 gene encoding WD repeat-containing protein 25-like isoform X2 is translated as MENLKYYESDNDSNETNQTTEQDLQSNHCKSIKNETLSFLSTAEIPVENESDFFGFKALSTTGRTKLNGSETQMCAHIIDSKYGAIEIPDGDFWKDVTLDSVQDNDRGESSASAYNNTETNNSSRFSLNCTPKYNNSLQIPSHKRSYGWPFSNADDYPSKKKIAMVTLKSAFVRQDQPVFHSTDNDNKSTFVKKKMYYVHSKVSPYLNTKICNKCSTRLEKSWIAHDGVVNRLAWNISCYSHLLATAGMDAVIRVWNVWSSTESEATLITCHKKAVTHVDWCMNGLKILSCSYDRTAQITDVETGQCTALCEHVDFVTSACLHPSNGNIFVTGTDNMMCMWDVRTPQAPTKHFNFKDNIGQIQDVLFISNGQEIISCGDVVSRDSADRSIMAWDVRSGVVLSNQIFQERYTCTRLKLHPDNTHFLAQTQGGYVAIFSTTSPYKLDKSKRFEGHKIQGYRIGFDISPSGKILYSGSSSGGVYCYDEHSGRSIRQLNLKQDVITDVACHPVLSSMIAASTWGGSIYLWH